The following nucleotide sequence is from Mesorhizobium sp. J8.
GCACCATCAAGCGCGCCGCCGAACGCTTGCTCGAGGTAACTTACGAGTGCCTGATGCGCGGCATCGCCGCGATCAAGCCCGGCGCCCGCACCGGCGCCATCGGCGCCGCGATCCAGACCTATGCCGAGGCCGAGCGCTGCTCGGTGGTGCGCGATTTCTGCGGCCACGGCGTGGGCCAGCTTTTCCACGACGCGCCGAACATCCTGCATTACGGCACCGTCAATGAAGGCGTCGAGATGCGGCCCGGCATGATCTTCACCGTCGAGCCGATGATCAATCTCGGCCGTCCGCATGTGAAGGTTCTGTCGGACGGCTGGACCGCGGTGACCCGCGACCGCTCGCTGTCGGCGCAGTACGAGCACACGATCGGCGTCACCGACAGCGGCTGCGAGATCTTCACTTTGTCGCCGAAAAAGCTCGACCGCCCTGGCTTGCCGGCCTAGAACTTGGACTAAGCCTGAGGGGGAGCGGGCGAATAATGGGCAAAGTCGAGGACGAGCGGGCGTTCTTTTCCGAAAGCTGGATCGAACCGCCCGAGACGGCGCCGAAAAAGACTGCGGCAGCGGAAAAGCCCCATTATCACGGCCATCGCGACCGCCTGCGCGAACGTTTTGCCGCCGGTGGACCAGACGCGCTGCCCGACTATGAGCTGCTCGAGCTGCTGCTCTTCCGGCTGATCCCGCGCGTCGACACCAAGCCGATCGCCAAGGCGCTGATCGCCCGTTTCGGCTCGCTCGCCGAGGTGCTCGGCGCGCCGGCATCCCTGCTCGAGGAAGTCAAAGGCATCGGTCCGACAGTCGCGACCGATCTCAAGGTCATCGCCGCGACGGCCCAGCGTATGGCGCGCGGCGAGGTGCGCGGCCGCGAAGTCCTGTCCAACTGGACGCAACTGCTCGACTATTGCCGTTCGGCCATGGCTTTCGAGAACCGCGAGCAGTTTCGCGTGTTGTTCCTCGACAAGAAAAACGGGCTGATCGCCGACGAGGTGCAGCAGACCGGCACGGTCGACCACACGCCGGTCTATCCGCGCGAGGTGGTGAAGCGCGCGCTCGAACTCTCCGCCAGCGCCGTCATCCTGGTGCACAATCACCCTTCGGGCGATCCGACGCCGTCGCGCGCGGACATCGAGATGACCAAGCAGATCATCGACACGGCGAAACCCCTCGGCATCGCCGTGCACGACCACATCATCATCGGCCGCAAGGGCAATGCCTCGATGAAGGGCCTGCTGCTGATCTGAAACCGGGAAGAATCGGCATGTCCCACCAGGAACCGTGGCCGTTCGACAAGGCGCGCGCCGCCCTGCTGGTCATCGACATGCAAAGCGACTTCGTCGACGAAGGCGCGGTGATGGAAGTGGCGATGGCCCGACATCGCATTCCGGTCATGCGGCGGGTGATCGACCTGTGCCGCGCACATGGCGTTCCGGTGATCTACACGCAGCATGTCCTGAGCGACCATTTCGACATCTCGCCGCTCGAAACCGCCTACCAGCCGAGGCTGAAGGCCAAGGGCATGCGCGAAGGCAGCGCCGGCACCGAGATCGTCGCGGAGCTTAGCCCTCGCCCCGGCGAGGTGGTCATCAAGAAGCACCGCTACGACGCCTTCCACAACACCCAGTTGGAAACGGTGCTGCGCAACATCCGGGGCGCCGGCCAGGTCGACACCGTCATCATCATCGGCACGGTGACCAGCATCTGCTGTGAATCGACGGCCCGCAGCGCCTTCATGCGCGACTTCAAGGTGGCTTTTATCAGCGACGCCAATGGCGGGCTGGACGAGGCATCGCACAATGCGACGCTCGCTATCATCGGCAAGGTGTTCGGGCGCGTAATGACGGCCTCGGAGCTTGCGAGCTTACTTTAGGCGGCAACCTTCAAGGCGGATCGGTTTTGCAGCTCGCCGCGATCTGGCCGATCGCATCGGCAAGACCGGCGAGCTCGAAATCGGCCTCGCCGCGCCCCGAGAGCAGGCCGAAGCGCCACGACAGTGTCAGCCGGTTCGCCGAAGCCAGACGCCTGATGCCGTCGTCCCCTTCCCTGAACAGCGTCCTGCCGCGCGGGCCGACCGACCAGCTTTCGTCGGTTTTGCCGCCGCCATCGACGATGACGGAGATGGTGATCTTGCGGCTGGCGGAGACGGCGTCGTTGAGCTGGAGCCATTCGCTCCACCGCGGTTCGCCGTCGGGCCGGCAAGCCAAGGTCAGCACCGGGCTGTAGCCCAGCGCCCCGCCGCCGGTGATCAACTTGTTGCTGGCATGCAGCGATGCCGTGATCTGGCCGTCGTCGCCGGCGCCGAGGCTCCAATTGCCGAGGTCCGGCTCGGCCGCCGCGGCGCCGGTAGCCGCGGCAAACAAGAGCGCCGCGGCGGCGACCACGTCTCTCATCATGAACCCCAGCCTCACCAACGCCTCCAAACACCCGCGAATGCGATCAGACGCAGATAATGTTCAACGGTTGGTATCGCCAGCGGCGGACCGCCAAGACAAGTAGACTGTGTTGCCGCGCCGCCACAATGAAGCAGCTCCTAATACATGTCGCCCGGAAGTGTGCAGTGGTTTCTGGAACAACGACATGCATCAAAACAAAGACTTGAAGCGCGTCGGCTCAATCCGGTTCAGCGCGACCCGCTTAATGAAAAAGGCCGCCCGGAGGCGGCCATTCTAAATCGCGATATTGAGACCTGTTACTCGGCTTCCTTGGCAGCCTTCTTCTTCGGCGCGGCCTTCTTCTTCGGCTCCTCGGTCTCGGCGGCGGCTTCATCTGCCTCTGCCTTGGCTTCGGCCTTCTTGGAGGAGGCCTTCTTCGCCGGCTTCGCCTTGGCCTTGGTCGCGGTTTCGGCCTCTTCGTCGTCGGCCATCAGCTCGTCCTTGCCGACCTTGACGTCATTGACCGTAATCTGGCCGAGCAGATAGTCGACGACCTTCTCCTCGAACATCGGCGCCCTCAGCGCGTTGATGGCTTCCGGATTGCTGCGATAGAACTCGAAGGCTTCCTGCTGCTGATTGGCCGGGAAACGGCGCACCTGCTCGAACAGGCCGCGCTGCAGTTCCTCGTCCGACACAGTGATGCCGGCCTTCTCACCGATCTCGGCGAGCACCAGGCCGAGCCGCACGCGGCGCTCGGCAAGGCGCATATATTCGGCTCGCGCCTCTTCTTCGGTCGTGTCCTCGTCGGTGAAGGTGCGGCCGGCGGCTTCGAGGTCGCGGTTGACCTGAGCCCAGATGTTGTTGAACTCGGCCTCGACGAGCTTCGACGGCGCCTCGAAGGAGTAGGATGCGTCGAGCTGGTCGAGCAGCTGGCGCTTCACCTTCTGGCGGGTCATCGAACCGAACTGGTTCTCGAGCTGGCCGCGCACGATCTCGCGCAGGCGTTCGAGCGATTCCAGGCCGAGATTCTTGGCCGTCTCGTCGTTGATTTCCAGCGCGCCGGGTGCCGACACTTCCTTGACGGTGACGTCGAACGTGGCTTCCTTGCCGGCCAGATGCGCCGCCTGGTAGTTTTCGGGGAAGGTGACGGTGATCTGCTTCTCGTCGCCGGCCTTCGTGCCGATCAACTGGTCCTCGAAGCCCGGGATGAACTCCTTAGAGCCGAGCACCAGCGGCTGGTCGGTGCCGGCGCCGCCGGCGAAG
It contains:
- the radC gene encoding RadC family protein, producing MGKVEDERAFFSESWIEPPETAPKKTAAAEKPHYHGHRDRLRERFAAGGPDALPDYELLELLLFRLIPRVDTKPIAKALIARFGSLAEVLGAPASLLEEVKGIGPTVATDLKVIAATAQRMARGEVRGREVLSNWTQLLDYCRSAMAFENREQFRVLFLDKKNGLIADEVQQTGTVDHTPVYPREVVKRALELSASAVILVHNHPSGDPTPSRADIEMTKQIIDTAKPLGIAVHDHIIIGRKGNASMKGLLLI
- the map gene encoding type I methionyl aminopeptidase, which encodes MVTYLDASTAPLRNTGQIRLYGEEGFAGMRKACDLTARCLDELVPMVKPGVTTEAIDRFVFEFGMDHGALPATLNYRGYTKSSCTSINHVVCHGIPDNKPLKEGDIVNIDVTYILDGWHGDSSRMYPVGTIKRAAERLLEVTYECLMRGIAAIKPGARTGAIGAAIQTYAEAERCSVVRDFCGHGVGQLFHDAPNILHYGTVNEGVEMRPGMIFTVEPMINLGRPHVKVLSDGWTAVTRDRSLSAQYEHTIGVTDSGCEIFTLSPKKLDRPGLPA
- a CDS encoding isochorismatase family protein encodes the protein MSHQEPWPFDKARAALLVIDMQSDFVDEGAVMEVAMARHRIPVMRRVIDLCRAHGVPVIYTQHVLSDHFDISPLETAYQPRLKAKGMREGSAGTEIVAELSPRPGEVVIKKHRYDAFHNTQLETVLRNIRGAGQVDTVIIIGTVTSICCESTARSAFMRDFKVAFISDANGGLDEASHNATLAIIGKVFGRVMTASELASLL
- the tig gene encoding trigger factor, translated to MQVTETLNSGLKREIKITVPAGDMEAKLMARLNDARDKVRINGFRPGKVPVQHLRKMYGKSFMAEVVNEILNDSTRSIISGRGEKAAMQPEVIMTEDEKEAEKILAGGADFEFSLNYEVIPAIEVKDFSDIKVTRQVYDVPEQEVDDQVKRVAESARSYEPKTGKAVEGDRVSIDYVGKIGGEAFAGGAGTDQPLVLGSKEFIPGFEDQLIGTKAGDEKQITVTFPENYQAAHLAGKEATFDVTVKEVSAPGALEINDETAKNLGLESLERLREIVRGQLENQFGSMTRQKVKRQLLDQLDASYSFEAPSKLVEAEFNNIWAQVNRDLEAAGRTFTDEDTTEEEARAEYMRLAERRVRLGLVLAEIGEKAGITVSDEELQRGLFEQVRRFPANQQQEAFEFYRSNPEAINALRAPMFEEKVVDYLLGQITVNDVKVGKDELMADDEEAETATKAKAKPAKKASSKKAEAKAEADEAAAETEEPKKKAAPKKKAAKEAE